A window of the Henckelia pumila isolate YLH828 chromosome 3, ASM3356847v2, whole genome shotgun sequence genome harbors these coding sequences:
- the LOC140892632 gene encoding probable sulfate transporter 3.5 gives MAGINGESCNNPHRVNFDAPRSFGTVLKSKLKETFIPDDPFRQFKNEPAKRRIIKKVQYFVPICEWLPKYNFALFKYDLLAGITIASLAIPQGISYANLAKLPPVIGLYSSFVPPLIYAVFGSSKHLAVGTVAACSLLIADTIGEKVSPTENIQLYTSLVFTATLFSGLFQTVLGLLRLGILVDFLSHSTIQGFMGGTALLIIFQQMKGMLGLKHFTTKTGLVSVVHSIFHYRNEWKMECLGIGMIFLICLQITRYVKQKKPKLFWVSAIGPMTVVVIGCLYTYFSNAAKRGIPTVGPLKRGVNEISIHRLNFSSEYLMAPLKAGLITGMIALAEGIAIGRSFAIVRNEQIDGNKEMIAYGLMNIIGSCTSCYLTTGPFSKTAVNFNAGCKTQMANVVQSMCMLLVLLLLAPLFSYTPLLALSAIIISAMLGLIEYEKYYHLFKTDKFDFLICMSAFLGVPLISMDMGLIISVGLSLVRALLYIARPVTCKLVNIPESNLYRDIEQYPHGSAVPGVLALQIGSPLYFANANYMKERIMRWVRDELDLTKDSQNDIEYVLLDFGGVTSVDHTGVEALVEVRISLEAKGIKMILINPRLEVMEKLTVTHFIDKIGKDSVFLSIDDAIGSLNFSLKTSKGVDTETV, from the exons TAAAGGAAACCTTCATCCCCGACGACCCTTTTCGCCAATTCAAGAACGAGCCAGCGAAGAGGCGAATAATCAAGAAAGTCCAATATTTTGTTCCAATCTGCGAGTGGCTCCCCAAGTACAACTTTGCCTTGTTCAAGTACGATCTTCTCGCCGGAATCACCATCGCTAGCTTAGCCATCCCGCAAGGAATAAGCTACGCAAATCTCGCTAAACTCCCTCCTGTTATTGGATTGT ATTCGAGTTTCGTTCCACCTCTGATCTATGCCGTATTTGGGAGCTCGAAGCATCTAGCGGTCGGAACGGTGGCGGCCTGTTCGTTGCTTATCGCCGATACCATCGGAGAAAAAGTTTCTCCGACCGAAAACATACAATTGTACACAAGTTTAGTGTTCACGGCCACGCTTTTCTCTGGATTGTTTCAGACAGTTCTGGGCTTATTAag GCTGGGTATATTGGTGGATTTTCTATCGCATTCAACAATTCAGGGGTTCATGGGAGGGACAGCTCTGCTTATAATCTTCCAGCAAATGAAGGGAATGCTTGGATTGAAGCACTTTACCACCAAAACTGGCTTGGTCTCTGTTGTCCACTCCATTTTCCACTACAGAAACGAG tGGAAGATGGAGTGCCTCGGTATTGGTATGATTTTCCTCATCTGTCTCCAAATCACCAGATATGTG AAGCAGAAGAAGCCCAAGTTATTTTGGGTGTCAGCCATAGGTCCGATGACAGTAGTGGTTATTGGTTGCCTTTACACCTATTTCTCTAATGCGGCAAAACGTGGCATCCCCACT GTGGGTCCTCTAAAAAGAGGAGTAAATGAAATTTCCATTCACCGTTTAAACTTTAGCTCTGAGTATTTAATGGCGCCTCTCAAAGCTGGACTTATCACTGGTATGATTGCACTCGCG GAAGGGATAGCCATTGGAAGAAGTTTCGCCATCGTGAGGAACGAACAAATCGACGGCAACAAGGAGATGATAGCCTATGGATTGATGAACATCATCGGATCATGCACCTCGTGCTACTTAACCACCG GTCCTTTTTCGAAAACAGCAGTGAATTTCAATGCTGGATGCAAAACACAAATGGCCAATGTAGTACAATCTATGTGCATGCTACTAGTCCTCCTATTGCTGGCCCCTCTATTTAGCTACACACCTCTGCTTGCTCTCTCAGCCATTATCATCTCAGCAATGCTTGGCCTCATCGAGTACGAGAAATATTATCATCTCTTCAAGACGGATAAATTCGACTTCCTTATTTGCATGTCTGCATTCCTCGGTGTTCCCTTGATAAGCATGGACATGGGGCTCATCATATCG GTTGGACTGTCCTTGGTGAGGGCTTTGTTGTATATAGCAAGGCCTGTGACTTGCAAGCTGGTGAACATACCGGAGTCGAACTTGTATCGGGATATCGAGCAGTATCCGCATGGGAGTGCAGTTCCAGGGGTTCTGGCTCTGCAGATTGGGTCACCTTTGTATTTTGCTAATGCAAACTATATGAAAGAAAG AATCATGAGATGGGTTCGAGATGAATTAGACTTGACAAAAGATTCACAAAACGACATTGAATACGTCCTACTCGACTTCGGAG GTGTGACATCCGTCGACCACACCGGAGTTGAAGCTCTCGTTGAAGTTCGCATAAGCTTGGAGGCCAAAGGGATCAAG ATGATTTTGATAAATCCTAGACTTGAAGTCATGGAGAAATTGACAGTCACCCACTTCATCGACAAGATTGGCAAGGATTCTGTCTTCTTATCCATCGACGACGCCATCGGGAGCTTGAATTTTTCCCTTAAAACTTCAAAGGGAGTTGACACGGAGACTGTATAG